In Deinococcus gobiensis I-0, one genomic interval encodes:
- a CDS encoding acyl-CoA dehydrogenase codes for MAPFLSKRDLQFQLYEVLDTESLTARPRHAEHSREVYDDVLNLAYNVAEKYFANHTREADLNEPHVVDGQVKLVPGVAAAMKAFRDAGFFSAHHDEDLGGLQLPWVVMQAVQANFQAANMGSSGYPFLTIGNANLQREFDTEEQKRKYLAPLLEGRWFGTMALSEPHAGSGLADITTSATPRGDGTYSIQGTKMWISGGEHELSENIVHLVLARIKGAPAGVKGISLFIVPRYRVNEDGSLGEKNNVVLAGLNHKMGYRGTTNTLLNFGEGGETVGELVGEAGRGLGYMFHMMNEARIGVGMGAVMLGYAGYLASLEYARERLQGRHASAKDPSGPMVSIIEHADVKRLLLRQKAFVEGGLALGLYASSLVDDLATGPEEGREDTRLLLDLLTPIVKSWPSKYSQEALSDAIQVMGGAGYTRDYPVEMYYRDNRLNPIHEGTEGIQGNDLLGRKVTQAGGRGLTVLLERMHADLKASEGLEGLDGIRAALTTAIAQNRDAFGAILGRAAELGPDLYLANANSALEMLGHTVVGWMWLRQAAAAARALPGARGDAEGFYRGKLQAARFFAVYELPKVRAHAELLASADPTTHEMQGDWF; via the coding sequence ATGGCCCCGTTCCTGAGCAAGCGCGACCTGCAATTCCAGCTTTACGAAGTCCTCGACACTGAGAGCCTGACCGCCCGGCCCCGCCACGCCGAGCACAGCCGCGAGGTGTACGACGATGTGCTCAACCTCGCCTACAACGTGGCCGAGAAGTATTTCGCCAACCACACCCGCGAAGCCGACCTGAACGAGCCGCATGTCGTGGACGGCCAGGTGAAACTCGTGCCGGGCGTGGCGGCGGCCATGAAGGCCTTCCGCGACGCGGGTTTTTTCAGCGCCCACCACGACGAGGACCTGGGCGGGCTGCAACTGCCCTGGGTGGTCATGCAGGCGGTGCAGGCGAACTTCCAGGCCGCGAACATGGGCAGCAGCGGTTACCCCTTCCTGACCATCGGCAACGCGAACCTGCAGCGCGAGTTCGACACCGAGGAGCAGAAGCGCAAGTACCTGGCGCCGCTGCTCGAAGGCCGCTGGTTCGGCACGATGGCCCTGTCCGAGCCGCACGCGGGCAGCGGGCTGGCCGACATCACCACCTCCGCCACGCCGCGCGGCGACGGCACCTACAGCATCCAGGGCACCAAGATGTGGATTTCGGGCGGCGAGCACGAGCTGTCCGAGAACATCGTGCATCTCGTGCTGGCGCGCATCAAGGGCGCCCCGGCAGGCGTCAAGGGCATCAGCCTGTTCATCGTGCCCCGGTACCGCGTGAACGAGGACGGCAGCCTGGGCGAGAAGAACAACGTCGTCCTGGCGGGCCTGAACCACAAGATGGGCTACCGGGGCACGACCAATACGCTGCTCAATTTCGGCGAGGGCGGCGAGACGGTCGGCGAACTCGTGGGCGAGGCCGGGCGCGGCCTGGGCTACATGTTCCACATGATGAACGAGGCCCGCATCGGCGTGGGCATGGGCGCGGTGATGCTCGGCTACGCGGGCTATCTGGCGAGCCTGGAGTACGCCCGCGAGAGGTTGCAGGGCCGCCACGCCAGCGCCAAGGACCCCAGCGGCCCGATGGTGAGCATCATCGAGCACGCCGACGTGAAGCGGCTGCTGCTGCGCCAGAAGGCCTTCGTGGAGGGCGGCCTCGCGCTGGGGCTGTACGCTTCGTCGCTCGTGGACGACCTCGCCACCGGCCCCGAGGAGGGGCGCGAGGACACCCGCCTGCTCCTCGACCTGTTGACGCCCATCGTCAAGTCCTGGCCCAGCAAGTACAGCCAGGAGGCCCTGAGCGACGCGATCCAGGTCATGGGCGGCGCCGGGTACACCCGCGACTACCCGGTCGAGATGTACTACCGCGACAACCGCCTCAATCCCATCCACGAGGGCACCGAGGGCATCCAGGGCAACGACCTGCTGGGCCGCAAGGTGACGCAGGCGGGCGGGCGCGGCCTGACCGTGCTGCTGGAGCGCATGCACGCCGACCTGAAGGCCTCGGAGGGGCTGGAAGGCCTGGACGGGATCCGCGCCGCCCTGACCACCGCCATCGCCCAGAACCGGGACGCCTTCGGGGCCATCCTGGGGCGCGCGGCCGAGCTGGGGCCGGACCTCTACCTCGCCAACGCCAACAGCGCCCTGGAGATGCTGGGGCACACGGTCGTGGGCTGGATGTGGCTGCGGCAGGCGGCAGCGGCCGCCAGGGCCCTGCCCGGCGCGCGCGGCGACGCCGAAGGCTTCTACCGGGGCAAACTCCAGGCCGCCCGCTTCTTCGCGGTGTACGAGCTGCCCAAGGTGCGCGCCCACGCCGAACTCCTGGCGAGCGCCGACCCGACCACGCACGAGATGCAGGGCGACTGGTTCTAG
- a CDS encoding NADPH:quinone oxidoreductase family protein, with translation MRALLCQAFAEPETLTVQDLPDPVPGPGEVVIAVQAAGVNYPDALMVQGLYQVRPPLPFVPGAEAAGTVAALGEGVTGLEVGQAVVAFTGTGAFATHLVAPAAAVLPLPPGLSPEVAATLPLAYGTSMHALVDRAKLQAGETLFVLGAAGGVGLAAVMIGKALGARVIAGVGSAQKAEVAREHGADEVINYAETDLREALKALCGKNGPDVIYDPVGGELAEPAFRSIGWGGRYLVVGFAGGDIPRLPLNLPLLKGASLVGVFWGEFARRDPRGNARNLAQLAAWVASGQVRPLVSERYALERGPEAMRALLERRVTGKVVLTP, from the coding sequence ATGCGTGCCCTGCTGTGCCAAGCGTTCGCCGAACCCGAAACCCTGACCGTGCAGGACCTCCCCGACCCTGTGCCCGGCCCCGGCGAGGTGGTCATCGCCGTGCAGGCGGCCGGGGTCAACTACCCCGACGCCCTGATGGTGCAGGGGCTGTACCAGGTGCGCCCGCCGCTGCCCTTCGTGCCGGGCGCGGAGGCGGCGGGTACGGTCGCCGCGCTCGGCGAGGGCGTGACCGGGCTGGAGGTCGGGCAGGCGGTAGTGGCCTTCACCGGCACCGGGGCCTTCGCCACGCACCTCGTCGCCCCGGCTGCCGCCGTGTTGCCGCTGCCCCCCGGTCTGTCGCCCGAGGTCGCCGCGACGCTGCCGCTGGCCTACGGCACGTCCATGCATGCCCTGGTGGACCGCGCGAAACTCCAGGCAGGCGAGACGCTGTTCGTGCTCGGCGCGGCAGGTGGGGTGGGCCTCGCGGCCGTCATGATCGGCAAGGCGCTGGGCGCGCGGGTGATTGCCGGGGTGGGCAGCGCGCAGAAGGCGGAGGTGGCCCGCGAGCACGGCGCGGACGAGGTGATCAACTATGCCGAGACCGACCTGCGCGAGGCCCTCAAGGCCCTGTGCGGCAAGAACGGCCCCGACGTGATCTACGACCCGGTGGGCGGCGAGCTGGCCGAACCGGCCTTCCGCAGCATCGGCTGGGGCGGGCGCTACCTCGTGGTGGGCTTCGCGGGCGGCGACATTCCCAGGCTGCCGCTCAACCTTCCGCTGCTCAAGGGGGCGTCGCTGGTCGGCGTGTTCTGGGGCGAGTTCGCGCGGCGTGATCCGCGCGGCAACGCCCGCAACCTCGCGCAGCTCGCCGCGTGGGTGGCGTCGGGGCAGGTGCGGCCGCTGGTCAGCGAGCGCTATGCGCTGGAGCGCGGCCCCGAGGCGATGCGCGCGCTGCTGGAACGCCGCGTGACCGGCAAGGTCGTCCTGACGCCGTGA
- a CDS encoding MerR family transcriptional regulator, protein MHYAELGLLAPDQVTASGRALYGPYALRLLRDVMDLRALGMTLEEARDMVALRRATHAVDGTYRRDWTREDVPLSDARLDALHARLRAIHGAYERQADNLARFDRWLTKRFTGGALPASGSSGGTDEEDLPEQPGPA, encoded by the coding sequence ATGCACTACGCCGAACTGGGGCTGCTGGCCCCCGATCAGGTCACGGCGTCGGGGCGGGCACTGTACGGGCCTTACGCCCTGCGGCTGCTGCGCGACGTGATGGACCTGCGCGCCCTGGGCATGACCCTGGAAGAAGCCCGCGACATGGTGGCGCTGCGCCGGGCGACACACGCTGTAGACGGCACCTACCGCCGCGACTGGACGCGCGAGGACGTGCCGCTCAGCGACGCACGCCTCGACGCCCTGCACGCCCGGCTGCGCGCCATCCACGGGGCCTACGAGCGGCAGGCCGACAACCTCGCGCGCTTCGACCGCTGGCTGACCAAGCGGTTCACGGGCGGGGCGCTGCCCGCCTCCGGTTCCTCGGGCGGGACTGATGAAGAGGACCTGCCGGAGCAGCCCGGTCCCGCCTGA